A genome region from Erigeron canadensis isolate Cc75 chromosome 3, C_canadensis_v1, whole genome shotgun sequence includes the following:
- the LOC122594514 gene encoding uncharacterized protein LOC122594514 isoform X1, which yields MAKQTGQQVLIDDDDEEDFFLMLDCVQKIVEDDATQVRIRLEQPPTFQFQNTAPRRIRLQRKLYINDIGNDTGSDYEERLEFGRDTSRLDYFPVTPFDVVYGDDDIGDIAIYGSGGDSSMTQQGSLGISLSNDNCSSIRGDTARADGSNMSRQVPVKVFADNGSGDIAIYGGGGCNNMTQQRSHSIALSNSDSSKRVDAGEAGGSNISRQVPVEVFADNSGGDQVPVPGLDQESIIGSSEKFIGGVEGAGFWVRQWWEKCWLFLALWKTI from the coding sequence ATGGCAAAGCAAACTGGGCAACAAGTACttatagatgatgatgatgaggaagactTCTTCTTGATGCTTGATTGTGTTCAAAAAATAGTTGAAGATGATGCTACACAGGTACGCATACGTCTTGAACAACCACCaacatttcaatttcaaaatacTGCTCCAAGAAGAATACGGTTGCAACGtaaactttatataaatgaCATTGGGAATGATACTGGTAGTGACTACGAGGAAAGGTTGGAATTTGGGCGGGATACAAGTAGACTAGATTACTTTCCCGTAACTCCTTTTGATGTTGTTTATGGAGATGATGATATCGGTGACATTGCTATCTATGGCAGCGGTGGTGATAGTAGCATGACTCAACAAGGGTCACTCGGTATCTCTTTAAGTAATGATAACTGTAGTAGTATAAGGGGTGATACAGCGCGTGCGGATGGTTCTAACATGAGTAGACAAGTACCTGTCAAGGTTTTTGCTGATAATGGTAGTGGTGACATTGCTATCTATGGCGGCGGAGGTTGTAATAACATGACTCAACAAAGGTCACACAGTATCGCTCTGAGTAACAGTGACAGTAGTAAAAGGGTTGATGCAGGGGAAGCCGGTGGTTCTAACATAAGTAGACAAGTGCCCGTTGAGGTTTTTGCTGATAATAGTGGTGGTGACCAAGTGCCAGTCCCAGGATTGGACCAGGAAAGCATAATTGGTAGTTCTGAAAAGTTTATTGGTGGCGTGGAAGGAGCGGGTTTCTGGGTACGTCAATGGTGGGAGAAGTGCTGGCTTTTCTTAGCATTATGGAAAACAATTTAA
- the LOC122593712 gene encoding uncharacterized protein LOC122593712 encodes MDPKLPDKTIAFHCSDGKIASVDIRCCYESDLIATLYTLHLFNFAVNFPSDILSLVNEFYTARVNIFEAYPDDDHLYLKELRKFDASFRQKLSDVEQQLIIEAARLLRIESLCKLLGVTYETPRKKGKLVLTAGEWKSIMESIFFLPESLPASFRYICPDGKVVYVDPRCSYESLHVHRALKETVDKEQDSIKKGYRKVTPGEIGRHAVNVAIPSKILSIVTYFCMARFGVKTNAKLDEDVTSDMLHFFGYCFVQSQSLPLLVELMQAAYKLGIRSLLDLTHDAIVPKLDRKSAEEILKTFHLLNINH; translated from the exons ATGGATCCCAAGTTGCCAGATAAGACGATTGCCTTTCACTGTTCCGACGGGAAGATTGCCAGTGTCGATATCAGATGCTGCTATGAATCTGATTTAATTGCCACTCTGTATACTTTACACCTTTTTAATTTTGCTGTCAATTTCCCTAGCGATATTCTTTCGCTCGTTAATGAATTCTATACTGCACGTGTCAATATTTTTGAAGCCTATCCTGATGATGATCATCTCTATTTAAAAGAGTTAAGGAAATTCGATGCCAGTTTTCGCCAAAAGCTCAGCGATGTTGAACAACAACTCATCATCGAA GCTGCTCGTCTACTTAGGATTGAAAGCCTATGCAAATTGCTTGGCGTGACTTATGAGACTCCAAGGAAAAAGGGGAAATTAGTTTTGACCGCGGGCGAATGGAAATCTATCATGGAGAGTATCTTCTTCTTGCCCGAATCACTTCCTGCGAGCTTCAGGTATATCTGTCCGGATGGTAAGGTTGTCTATGTGGACCCAAGATGTTCCTATGAGTCTTTACATGTCCACCGGGCATTAAAAGAGACAGTGGATAAGGAACAGGATTCGATTAAGAAGGGATATCGGAAAGTAACGCCGGGAGAGATCGGCCGACATGCCGTCAATGTCGCAATCCCAAGCAAGATCCTTTCAATTGTGACTTACTTCTGTATGGCCCGTTTTGGTGTAAAGACTAATGCTAAGCTAGATGAAGATGTCACCTCAGACATGCTGCATTTTTTTGGTTACTGTTTTGTGCAAAGTCAATCACTGCCCCTGCTTGTTGAACTCATGCAA GCTGCTTACAAATTGGGTATCCGAAGCCTCTTGGACCTGACGCACGATGCTATTGTTCCCAAGCTCGATCGGAAGTCTGCTGAAGAGATTCTTAAGACCTTCCACTTGCTCAATATCAATCATTGA
- the LOC122594514 gene encoding uncharacterized protein LOC122594514 isoform X2, which produces MMLHSGGDSSMTQQGSLGISLSNDNCSSIRGDTARADGSNMSRQVPVKVFADNGSGDIAIYGGGGCNNMTQQRSHSIALSNSDSSKRVDAGEAGGSNISRQVPVEVFADNSGGDQVPVPGLDQESIIGSSEKFIGGVEGAGFWVRQWWEKCWLFLALWKTI; this is translated from the exons ATGATGCTACACAG CGGTGGTGATAGTAGCATGACTCAACAAGGGTCACTCGGTATCTCTTTAAGTAATGATAACTGTAGTAGTATAAGGGGTGATACAGCGCGTGCGGATGGTTCTAACATGAGTAGACAAGTACCTGTCAAGGTTTTTGCTGATAATGGTAGTGGTGACATTGCTATCTATGGCGGCGGAGGTTGTAATAACATGACTCAACAAAGGTCACACAGTATCGCTCTGAGTAACAGTGACAGTAGTAAAAGGGTTGATGCAGGGGAAGCCGGTGGTTCTAACATAAGTAGACAAGTGCCCGTTGAGGTTTTTGCTGATAATAGTGGTGGTGACCAAGTGCCAGTCCCAGGATTGGACCAGGAAAGCATAATTGGTAGTTCTGAAAAGTTTATTGGTGGCGTGGAAGGAGCGGGTTTCTGGGTACGTCAATGGTGGGAGAAGTGCTGGCTTTTCTTAGCATTATGGAAAACAATTTAA